The Providencia sp. PROV188 genome includes a region encoding these proteins:
- a CDS encoding DNA-binding protein, which yields MNKEWLTAKELVGRQGLPTSTQGINAMARREKWLSRKRRGIQGKALEYHISSVPINLEEFTVMYETSGGYQVKRDEHAHIWQETYNQLSHDERVAILSFIMRKGALALIHLINQNSHT from the coding sequence ATGAACAAGGAATGGTTAACAGCCAAAGAGCTCGTTGGGCGCCAAGGGCTACCGACAAGCACCCAAGGTATTAATGCTATGGCGAGGCGAGAAAAATGGTTGAGTCGAAAACGACGAGGTATTCAAGGAAAAGCATTGGAATACCATATTAGCTCGGTTCCCATTAATCTCGAAGAGTTCACGGTGATGTATGAAACTTCGGGAGGCTATCAAGTCAAACGTGATGAACATGCGCATATTTGGCAAGAAACTTATAACCAGCTTTCCCATGATGAACGCGTGGCGATCTTATCGTTTATTATGCGCAAAGGTGCTTTAGCTTTAATTCATCTTATTAATCAAAATAGCCATACATAG
- a CDS encoding helix-turn-helix domain-containing protein, giving the protein MMLRKSNWHPADIIAALRKRGTTLAAISREAGLSSSTLANALSRPWPKGEWIIANFLGIHPSEIWPSRYYDPMTGDLLERKVREKPKKIEETNELENREPEKEHI; this is encoded by the coding sequence ATGATGTTACGGAAATCAAACTGGCACCCAGCAGATATCATTGCAGCTTTACGCAAACGTGGAACAACCCTAGCGGCGATTTCTCGTGAAGCAGGGCTTAGCTCGTCAACGCTCGCGAATGCGCTATCGAGACCTTGGCCTAAAGGAGAATGGATCATCGCAAACTTTTTAGGTATTCATCCATCAGAAATCTGGCCTAGTCGCTATTACGATCCAATGACGGGTGATTTATTAGAAAGAAAAGTTCGAGAAAAGCCAAAGAAAATCGAGGAAACAAACGAATTAGAAAACAGGGAGCCAGAAAAAGAACATATCTAA
- the mdh gene encoding malate dehydrogenase, with translation MKVAVLGAAGGIGQALALLLKNQLPAGSELSLYDIAPVTPGVAADLSHIPTDVKVVGFAGEDATPALKGADVVLISAGVARKPGMDRSDLFNVNAGIVRNLVQQIAVTCPKALIGIITNPVNTTVAIAAEVLKKAGVYDKNRLFGVTTLDIIRSNTFVAELKGKKTHEVEVPVIGGHSGVTILPLLSQIPGVSFTDEEISALTKRIQNAGTEVVEAKAGGGSATLSMGQAAARLGLSLIRGLQGESNVVECVYTEGEGEHARFFAQPVVLGKNGIEKHLPIGKLSAFEEKALKDMLSVLKADIELGEKFING, from the coding sequence ATGAAAGTTGCAGTCCTAGGTGCAGCAGGTGGTATCGGTCAGGCTCTCGCCCTTCTTCTCAAAAACCAGCTCCCAGCAGGTTCAGAACTCTCCCTCTACGACATCGCGCCAGTAACTCCAGGTGTTGCAGCTGACTTAAGCCACATCCCTACCGACGTTAAAGTGGTTGGTTTTGCGGGTGAAGATGCGACCCCAGCACTGAAAGGTGCGGACGTAGTATTAATTTCTGCGGGTGTTGCACGTAAGCCAGGTATGGATCGCTCTGACCTGTTCAATGTGAACGCAGGTATTGTACGTAACCTTGTTCAACAAATCGCGGTCACCTGCCCGAAAGCACTGATCGGTATTATTACTAACCCAGTGAACACAACCGTTGCTATCGCTGCTGAAGTTCTGAAGAAAGCTGGCGTGTATGATAAAAACCGTCTGTTCGGTGTAACGACACTGGATATCATCCGTTCAAATACTTTCGTTGCTGAATTAAAAGGTAAGAAAACTCACGAAGTTGAAGTGCCAGTTATCGGTGGTCACTCAGGTGTGACAATCCTGCCATTACTGTCTCAAATTCCTGGTGTCAGCTTCACTGATGAAGAAATCTCAGCACTGACTAAGCGTATTCAAAACGCAGGTACTGAAGTGGTTGAAGCTAAAGCGGGTGGCGGATCTGCAACACTGTCTATGGGCCAAGCGGCAGCACGCCTGGGCTTATCTTTGATCCGTGGTCTACAAGGTGAAAGCAATGTGGTTGAGTGTGTATACACTGAAGGTGAAGGCGAACACGCTCGCTTCTTCGCTCAACCTGTTGTATTAGGCAAAAACGGAATCGAAAAACATTTACCAATTGGTAAATTAAGTGCATTTGAAGAGAAAGCACTGAAAGATATGTTAAGCGTACTGAAAGCAGATATTGAATTAGGTGAAAAATTCATTAATGGCTAA
- the argR gene encoding transcriptional regulator ArgR — MRTMSKQEDLVKAFKALLKEEKFSSQAEIVIALQEQGFENINQSKISRMLTKFGAVRTRNAKMEMVYCLPTEPGVPTATSPLKNLVLDVDYNHSVVVIRTSPGAAQLIARLLDSLGKAEGILGSIAGDDTIFSTPTNDFTTRELYEAILVLFEQEL, encoded by the coding sequence ATGCGCACTATGTCGAAACAAGAAGACTTGGTAAAAGCCTTTAAGGCACTCCTTAAAGAAGAAAAATTCAGTTCACAAGCCGAAATTGTGATCGCTCTTCAAGAACAAGGCTTCGAAAACATTAATCAATCTAAAATTTCCAGAATGTTGACGAAGTTTGGTGCAGTACGTACCCGCAACGCAAAAATGGAAATGGTGTATTGCTTACCAACCGAGCCTGGTGTCCCCACTGCCACCAGCCCGCTGAAGAATTTAGTTCTGGATGTTGATTACAACCATTCTGTTGTTGTGATCCGTACTAGCCCAGGAGCAGCACAGTTAATTGCTCGCCTGTTAGATTCCTTAGGCAAAGCTGAAGGCATCTTAGGCAGCATCGCTGGCGATGATACAATTTTCTCAACGCCAACCAACGATTTCACAACGCGTGAACTGTACGAAGCCATTTTGGTGCTTTTCGAACAAGAACTTTAG
- a CDS encoding DUF6122 family protein translates to MLFEILRNIVHYGFHFLVPFLFGYLFWRKNWKLAGLLMVSTMAIDLDHLLADPIFDPDRCGVGFHPMHTIWAAIAYVVLFFFPSWKLKAIAVGCLFHLLTDSVDCYLGSVKKEMQGTVLSCSGQPERANVELLQQL, encoded by the coding sequence GTGTTATTTGAGATTTTACGGAATATCGTTCACTACGGTTTCCATTTTTTAGTGCCCTTTTTATTTGGCTATTTATTTTGGCGAAAAAACTGGAAGCTTGCTGGGCTCTTAATGGTTTCCACCATGGCTATCGACCTTGATCACCTTCTCGCCGATCCTATATTCGATCCTGATCGTTGCGGCGTAGGCTTCCACCCTATGCACACCATTTGGGCTGCTATTGCTTATGTCGTCTTATTTTTCTTTCCTTCATGGAAACTCAAAGCTATCGCCGTCGGCTGTCTGTTTCACTTATTGACAGACTCGGTGGATTGTTATCTTGGAAGTGTTAAAAAAGAGATGCAAGGCACGGTATTAAGCTGCTCCGGGCAACCAGAACGCGCAAACGTCGAGCTTCTTCAACAGCTATAA
- the mpl gene encoding UDP-N-acetylmuramate:L-alanyl-gamma-D-glutamyl-meso-diaminopimelate ligase produces MHIHILGICGTFMGSLAILARSLGHKVTGSDANVYPPMSTLLEKQGIELIQGFDPAQLEPAPDMVVIGNAMTRGNPCVEAVLERGLPYTSGPQWLHDHVLPERWVLAVAGTHGKTTTAGMLAWILQDCGYEPGFLIGGVPGNFDVSSQIGKSPFFVIEADEYDCAFFDKRSKFVHYSPKTLILNNLEFDHADIFENLEAIQKQFHHLVRIVPSSGKIFMPSNDNNLKQVMNMGCWSEQELVGENGEWHAVKLNHDGSQFEVYYQQQKVGEVNWSQVGNHNIQNGLMAIAAAHHVGVPAKEACLALDKFINARRRLELRGVENNVSVYDDFAHHPTAILATLEALRSKVGGTSRIIAVLEPRSNTMKMGISKNDIAPALGRADEVFLFQPSNIPWMVTEIAEHCVQPARWHADIDTLANMVVETAQPGDHILVMSNGGFGGIHEKLLAGLKHKAEAKSDE; encoded by the coding sequence ATGCACATACATATTTTAGGCATATGCGGAACCTTTATGGGCAGCTTAGCCATTTTGGCTCGTTCGTTAGGGCACAAAGTGACTGGGTCTGACGCAAACGTCTACCCACCGATGAGTACATTGCTTGAAAAACAAGGCATTGAACTAATTCAAGGATTCGACCCTGCGCAGTTAGAGCCAGCCCCTGATATGGTGGTGATTGGGAATGCGATGACCCGTGGAAATCCCTGTGTTGAAGCCGTATTAGAACGTGGTTTACCTTATACTTCTGGACCACAATGGCTCCATGACCATGTCCTTCCTGAGCGCTGGGTATTAGCCGTTGCAGGGACTCACGGTAAAACAACAACCGCGGGTATGCTGGCGTGGATCCTACAAGATTGTGGTTATGAACCAGGCTTTTTGATTGGCGGTGTTCCGGGTAACTTTGATGTTTCGTCCCAGATTGGTAAAAGCCCTTTCTTTGTTATTGAAGCGGATGAATATGATTGCGCATTCTTTGATAAGCGATCTAAATTCGTGCATTACAGCCCGAAAACGCTGATTTTGAATAACCTCGAATTCGATCACGCGGATATTTTTGAAAATCTCGAAGCGATTCAAAAACAATTTCATCACCTGGTTCGCATTGTGCCAAGTAGCGGCAAAATCTTTATGCCAAGTAACGACAATAATCTCAAGCAAGTGATGAACATGGGGTGTTGGAGTGAACAAGAATTGGTGGGAGAAAACGGTGAGTGGCATGCCGTGAAACTCAATCATGATGGCAGCCAGTTCGAAGTATATTACCAGCAGCAAAAAGTGGGTGAAGTAAACTGGTCGCAAGTAGGTAATCATAATATCCAAAATGGCTTGATGGCGATTGCCGCTGCACACCATGTTGGCGTACCGGCGAAAGAAGCTTGCTTAGCGTTGGATAAATTTATTAACGCCCGTCGCCGTCTTGAGTTACGTGGCGTTGAAAATAATGTCAGTGTTTATGATGACTTCGCTCATCATCCAACGGCAATTTTAGCAACGTTAGAAGCATTACGTAGCAAAGTAGGCGGTACTTCTCGTATTATTGCTGTGCTGGAACCTCGTTCAAATACCATGAAAATGGGGATCAGTAAGAATGATATCGCGCCAGCTTTAGGGCGTGCAGATGAAGTCTTCTTATTCCAACCTAGCAATATTCCGTGGATGGTCACTGAAATTGCAGAGCATTGTGTGCAGCCTGCGCGTTGGCACGCAGATATTGATACTCTCGCCAATATGGTGGTTGAGACGGCTCAGCCCGGTGACCATATCCTGGTGATGAGTAATGGCGGTTTTGGTGGTATTCATGAAAAACTGCTGGCAGGACTAAAACATAAAGCCGAAGCCAAATCTGACGAATAG
- the fbp gene encoding class 1 fructose-bisphosphatase — MKTLGEFIVEKQQDFPHATGELTALLSAIKLGAKIIHRDINKAGLVDILGTSGVSNVQGEVQMKLDLYANEKLKAALKARGEVAGIASEEEDEIVIFEGDRAENAKYVVLMDPLDGSSNIDVNVSVGTIFSIYHRITPIGQPVTEADFLQPGNRQVAAGYVVYGSSTMLVYTTGFGVHAFTYDPSLGVFCLSHEKVMFPAEGKMYSINEGNYIKFPMGVKKYIKYCQEEDKATNRPYTTRYIGSLVADFHRNLLKGGIYIYPSTASHPTGKLRLLYECNPISFLAEQAGGKASDGTNRVLDIIPTKLHQRVPFFVGTKAMVEKAESFMREYPDAE, encoded by the coding sequence ATGAAAACATTAGGCGAATTCATCGTCGAAAAGCAACAAGATTTTCCTCATGCAACAGGTGAGCTGACTGCATTACTGTCAGCAATCAAACTGGGCGCTAAAATTATCCATCGTGATATTAACAAAGCTGGACTCGTTGACATTCTCGGCACAAGCGGTGTTTCGAATGTTCAAGGTGAAGTTCAGATGAAGCTTGACCTGTATGCAAACGAAAAACTGAAAGCGGCTTTGAAAGCGCGCGGAGAAGTCGCTGGTATCGCCTCAGAAGAAGAAGATGAAATCGTCATTTTCGAAGGTGATCGTGCAGAAAACGCGAAATATGTCGTTTTAATGGACCCTCTGGATGGTTCTTCGAATATCGATGTAAACGTTTCCGTTGGAACAATCTTCTCTATCTATCACCGTATTACCCCAATTGGTCAACCGGTTACAGAAGCTGACTTCTTACAACCAGGTAACCGCCAAGTTGCTGCTGGCTATGTGGTTTACGGTTCATCAACTATGCTGGTGTACACCACCGGTTTCGGCGTTCATGCCTTCACCTACGACCCATCATTAGGTGTATTCTGTCTGTCTCATGAAAAAGTCATGTTCCCAGCAGAAGGTAAAATGTATTCCATTAACGAAGGTAACTACATCAAGTTCCCTATGGGCGTTAAGAAATATATTAAATACTGTCAGGAAGAAGACAAAGCGACAAACCGCCCATATACCACGCGTTATATCGGCTCTTTAGTGGCGGACTTCCACCGTAACTTACTCAAAGGCGGTATTTATATTTACCCAAGCACCGCTAGCCACCCAACTGGTAAACTGCGCCTTCTGTACGAATGCAACCCAATTTCATTCTTAGCAGAACAAGCGGGTGGTAAAGCAAGTGATGGTACTAACCGCGTGTTAGACATCATCCCAACCAAGCTGCATCAACGTGTTCCGTTCTTTGTGGGAACGAAAGCCATGGTTGAGAAAGCGGAATCCTTCATGCGTGAGTACCCTGACGCAGAATAA
- the ppa gene encoding inorganic diphosphatase: MGLNNVPAGKELPEDIYVIIEIPANADPIKYEVDKESGALFVDRFMSTAMFYPCNYGYINNTLSLDGDPVDVLVPTPYPLQPGSVIRCRPVGVLKMTDESGEDAKLVAVPHTKLSKEYDHIKDVNDIPELLRAQITHFFEHYKDLEKGKWVKVDGWENAEAAKAEIIASFERAAKK; the protein is encoded by the coding sequence ATGGGCCTGAACAATGTACCGGCAGGTAAAGAACTGCCTGAAGATATCTACGTAATCATCGAAATCCCAGCTAACGCTGATCCAATCAAATATGAAGTTGATAAAGAATCTGGCGCACTGTTTGTAGACCGTTTCATGTCTACTGCGATGTTCTATCCGTGCAACTACGGTTACATCAACAACACCCTGTCTTTAGATGGTGACCCAGTTGACGTTTTAGTACCAACTCCATATCCATTACAACCAGGTTCAGTCATCCGTTGCCGCCCAGTTGGCGTACTGAAAATGACTGACGAATCTGGTGAAGATGCGAAATTAGTTGCAGTACCGCACACTAAACTGAGCAAAGAATACGATCACATCAAAGATGTGAACGACATTCCTGAACTGCTGCGTGCGCAAATCACTCACTTCTTTGAGCATTACAAAGATTTAGAAAAAGGTAAGTGGGTTAAAGTTGACGGTTGGGAGAATGCAGAAGCGGCTAAAGCTGAAATCATCGCTTCTTTCGAACGCGCTGCAAAGAAATAA
- a CDS encoding pyridoxal phosphate-dependent decarboxylase family protein, translating into MNQSELLARQSANLLTPEFEQQYHNIVANFFSRDPNKWPIFSDPKIQAITQFRKTTLADNQLINQYPNGTQWFNQLAQQSHVQQQINLPGNQQDTLLAFASTLCKNWENPLSVENVIAMPSDPALYGSMLGLLGNPNMVYCEYSGVADSMEKTVIKQVANLIGYDENKASGLFTQGGTMCNLYGYLFGIRKTLKDSRQLGMSVDQDYRIINSQGGHYSNMTNLSLLGVDIQNKTIRIKVASDNTIDLHDLEQQIRACYTVHCKIPVILLTAGTTDTFGVDEIKQVYELRNSLCEEFEVTEKPHIHVDAAVGWPIIFFINYDFNTNPLAINEATLFGLRHTVEKFKQLKYADSITIDFHKWGYVPYTSSLVMVRDGNDFKALENSPENFTYFEHDLEGQTHLQSTIECSRSGVGIFGAYAGLHYLGIEGYQTIIAHCLQNANYMRSQLIEMENAAVMVPQNQGPSVGFRLYSPKLNADPQDIFNYELSCASDKAAYETMIRNSKWHRNLFLARGKAGLFTNWVDSIACSTYAEHNRFVYIPGEKAVFMNPTTERHHIDEFVKMLKAMSHA; encoded by the coding sequence GTGAATCAATCAGAGCTTCTTGCTCGCCAAAGTGCGAACCTACTCACACCTGAATTCGAACAGCAGTACCACAATATTGTGGCGAACTTTTTTAGCCGCGATCCGAATAAATGGCCTATTTTTAGTGACCCCAAAATCCAAGCTATCACCCAATTTCGCAAAACCACACTCGCAGACAATCAGTTAATCAATCAATATCCAAATGGCACTCAGTGGTTCAATCAACTGGCCCAGCAGTCCCATGTCCAGCAGCAAATTAATTTACCGGGAAATCAACAAGATACCCTGCTAGCTTTTGCGTCCACATTATGTAAAAACTGGGAAAACCCGTTGTCCGTCGAAAACGTGATTGCGATGCCTTCAGACCCCGCATTATACGGCTCTATGCTTGGTCTTTTAGGCAACCCCAACATGGTTTATTGCGAATATTCCGGCGTCGCCGATTCCATGGAAAAAACGGTGATTAAGCAAGTCGCTAACTTAATTGGTTATGATGAAAATAAAGCGTCTGGATTGTTCACTCAAGGCGGAACCATGTGTAATTTATATGGTTACCTATTTGGCATTCGCAAAACATTAAAAGATTCTCGCCAACTGGGTATGTCTGTGGATCAAGACTACCGGATTATCAACTCCCAAGGCGGCCACTACTCCAATATGACTAACCTTTCATTACTGGGTGTGGATATTCAAAACAAAACCATTCGTATTAAAGTCGCCTCGGACAACACCATCGACTTGCATGACTTAGAGCAACAGATCCGCGCCTGTTATACCGTTCACTGCAAGATCCCTGTGATCTTATTAACCGCAGGTACCACTGATACCTTTGGTGTCGATGAAATAAAGCAGGTTTACGAGCTGCGAAACAGCCTGTGTGAAGAGTTTGAAGTAACAGAAAAACCGCATATTCATGTGGATGCAGCGGTCGGCTGGCCAATTATTTTCTTTATTAATTATGATTTTAATACTAACCCGCTTGCTATCAATGAAGCCACACTGTTTGGGTTACGCCACACGGTAGAAAAATTCAAACAACTTAAATATGCAGATTCCATCACGATCGACTTCCACAAATGGGGCTATGTTCCTTACACCTCGAGCTTAGTGATGGTACGTGATGGCAATGATTTCAAAGCCCTTGAAAACTCACCTGAAAACTTCACGTACTTTGAGCATGATTTAGAAGGGCAAACTCACTTGCAATCCACCATTGAGTGTAGCCGAAGTGGGGTTGGGATCTTTGGTGCCTATGCAGGACTGCATTATCTTGGCATTGAAGGGTACCAAACCATTATTGCTCACTGCCTGCAAAATGCTAACTACATGCGCAGCCAGTTAATTGAAATGGAAAATGCCGCAGTCATGGTGCCTCAAAACCAGGGGCCTAGTGTTGGCTTTCGCCTTTATTCCCCTAAATTGAATGCGGATCCACAGGATATTTTTAACTATGAATTAAGTTGCGCTAGCGATAAAGCCGCTTATGAAACCATGATTAGAAATAGCAAATGGCACCGCAACCTGTTCTTAGCTCGCGGTAAAGCCGGACTATTCACCAATTGGGTGGATTCCATCGCCTGTTCGACTTATGCGGAACATAACCGCTTTGTTTATATACCGGGTGAAAAAGCGGTCTTTATGAACCCAACGACAGAACGCCATCATATTGATGAGTTTGTAAAAATGCTCAAAGCCATGAGCCACGCTTAA
- a CDS encoding gamma-glutamylcyclotransferase family protein, whose translation MRIIVYGSLRRKQGNHHWMTYAQLLGEHKLEGYELYDLGYYPAVVRGNGSIECEVYRINPSILTELDELKKNSQDYERELIPTPYGNAWIYLYKHSVEGLPQIKSGDWLKRHEEE comes from the coding sequence ATGCGTATCATTGTTTATGGCAGTTTAAGGCGCAAGCAAGGGAATCATCACTGGATGACTTATGCTCAGCTGCTAGGTGAGCATAAGCTAGAAGGCTATGAACTGTATGACCTTGGATATTATCCAGCGGTTGTCAGAGGGAATGGCTCGATTGAATGCGAAGTTTATCGCATCAATCCGTCTATTCTGACTGAGTTAGACGAACTGAAGAAAAATTCACAAGATTATGAGCGTGAGTTAATTCCAACACCTTACGGTAATGCGTGGATTTATCTCTATAAACACTCAGTTGAAGGCCTACCTCAAATCAAAAGTGGTGATTGGCTAAAGCGCCATGAAGAAGAGTAA